The sequence below is a genomic window from Theobroma cacao cultivar B97-61/B2 chromosome 6, Criollo_cocoa_genome_V2, whole genome shotgun sequence.
TTGGTCAACTCACGGATCTATAAAGCTTCGACTACCGGCGCTTGCCACGTAGAAAGAACCACTATTCCTTCTCGCGGGAAGCAAAGGGAAGAAGTAAAGGGCGATTGTTAGCTAGTGCAGCGAAGAAGCAGAGACAAGAATGGCGGCTTATCTGATTCTCATTCCCGCCATCTTCagttgtttcttcttctctctcgcATCCCAAAATGCACAAAATAGCAACCACAACCTCTTGATCCGTGAATTGCACGACGCCAAGCTCAAGATCTCTCGTTTGGGTAAAACATTTCCTCTCAATTTCTTTGCTAATAAATACTACTATATGAAAACACATATTAATCTTGATCTTGATTCCGTGCTGGTTGTAAATTGGACGCAGAATCCGTTCTTGAGGAAAGTGTTCAAAACATGAATGCTAAAACCCTTTATCTCAAGGAACGCGAGAAGCTCCTCGAGGAGATGGCCGACAAGATCACTTATCTGCAGTCTACTCTATCCAGTCTTAAGGTTCAATTCTTTCAGCTTTGCTGATGTTTTCGCTTGTTGCATATATTCAGGTTTATTTGGATTGAATCCCTTCTCCCAAGTCATGTCtcgaaaaggaaaaaaaataaataaaggcaTTTTGAAAGCAGAAGATTGGAGAGTTCAGTGTATTAAATTAGGGTTTATTCACTTTGGAAAACATGACTATTGACTGTGCATTAATTAATTGCAGGATGACTCATTACTTGCTGATGAAAGACTTAAGGATCTGGAAGAGGAGGTACATTTTAAATGCTCATATAATCCTTGTTCTATTTTTCTCCTATTGAATTCCTTGCCAATAGTCATTAGTGTGTGGCAAGAAATGTCTTTGCTTTATGCGGTATTCAACTGACTTGAGAAGTAGGCTTCGTGATCGTAGGTACGTCTGCTTTGGGCTGTTTCAAGAAAGAACAATTTtgaacttcatgttttagaaTCAAAAGCACAGGAGGCTGAGGATAAACTGGAAGTGGTTACTTTACAAGTTGAAAAGGTCGGCATTTACATTCATTATATTTCATTTCTGTGTAGAACCTCTGCTCATGAATGAAGGCTTTTTTTGTTACCTGCAGAGTTAGTCAGACATAGTGAACATGTAATGCTGAATGACTAAGCATTTCTGcctattataattatttataaacttaaaaG
It includes:
- the LOC18596790 gene encoding tropomyosin codes for the protein MAAYLILIPAIFSCFFFSLASQNAQNSNHNLLIRELHDAKLKISRLESVLEESVQNMNAKTLYLKEREKLLEEMADKITYLQSTLSSLKDDSLLADERLKDLEEEVRLLWAVSRKNNFELHVLESKAQEAEDKLEVVTLQVEKMAEVVTEQWIQIQHLEQALQIAEMRASQARRERNMRCTFLKFISDLSERHVPKMFGALGSNSLSKGSAINYYISQALQQLRRLFSAIKKYHHELQGFIKQEMRRNEFTAAFVNDELVFFLASALITFPILSAWMLLLSQFS